In a genomic window of Chryseobacterium sp. G0162:
- a CDS encoding phosphatidate cytidylyltransferase encodes MDKNLIQRTVSGLVYVAIIILCSTPLGAQLINSVFPGLIQQQYLYHGLMSFLLVVGTWECVKIMKFGKGYEKWVVYPLVIFIFYIFSKRYFHHDFFFDFRLSEILALALIGIAIVTLFKFPNELYFDSGKLIFTVIYVALPFSFALGLPKFSSYNDGFSLEVLFLFILIWSSDTFAYLVGKFFGKHKMAPKISPKKTWEGYAGGVVLTLVLSYFIEHYQPELRGNWMVVGFLVAAFAPLGDLVESQLKRNFGVKDSGNIIPGHGGVLDRLDSFIICVPVVYLYFILEKFI; translated from the coding sequence TTGGACAAAAACCTCATTCAAAGAACCGTTTCAGGTCTCGTATATGTAGCCATTATTATTCTTTGTTCGACTCCGCTAGGGGCGCAACTTATTAACAGTGTTTTCCCTGGTCTTATTCAGCAACAATATCTCTATCATGGATTGATGAGTTTTTTGTTGGTTGTAGGTACCTGGGAATGTGTTAAAATAATGAAGTTTGGAAAAGGCTATGAAAAATGGGTAGTGTATCCATTGGTTATTTTTATATTTTACATTTTTTCCAAAAGATACTTCCATCATGATTTCTTTTTTGATTTCAGGTTGAGTGAAATATTAGCTCTTGCTCTCATTGGTATCGCTATAGTCACTTTATTTAAGTTTCCTAACGAATTATACTTCGATAGCGGAAAATTGATTTTTACCGTTATTTATGTCGCCTTGCCATTCAGTTTTGCATTGGGATTACCTAAGTTCTCCAGCTATAACGATGGTTTTTCTCTGGAAGTTCTTTTCCTTTTTATCCTGATCTGGAGTAGTGATACTTTTGCTTATCTCGTAGGAAAGTTCTTTGGAAAACATAAGATGGCCCCTAAAATTTCACCTAAAAAAACATGGGAAGGATATGCTGGAGGTGTTGTTTTAACCTTGGTTTTATCTTACTTTATAGAGCATTATCAGCCAGAGTTAAGAGGGAACTGGATGGTTGTTGGATTTTTAGTGGCAGCTTTTGCTCCATTGGGAGATTTGGTAGAAAGCCAACTGAAGAGAAACTTCGGTGTGAAGGATAGTGGAAACATCATTCCGGGGCATGGAGGAGTATTAGATAGACTGGATAGTTTTATTATCTGCGTTCCTGTCGTATATTTGTACTTTATTTTAGAAAAATTTATTTAG
- a CDS encoding LUD domain-containing protein: MNLFKRIVSKLTNQPEEEDKQSLEKLGDSLKNADLDYKFAQLFTHSGGFFNYCADEAEALQTLNQIIKIEGINNLFCWDKELQNFLNVVKSSYTSELQPSNEAAFITCEYLIAYDGRIMLSHNNILHYHSSRLPDRIIIIANVSQIVNNLNDAMGKIKRNGNIKNLTSISGSQSKMDSSSNSNTKLFLLLLED, translated from the coding sequence TTGAATTTATTCAAGAGGATTGTAAGCAAACTTACCAACCAGCCTGAGGAAGAGGATAAACAGAGCCTGGAGAAGCTTGGGGATTCGCTAAAAAATGCGGATCTCGACTATAAGTTTGCGCAATTATTTACGCATTCGGGGGGATTTTTTAATTATTGTGCAGATGAAGCGGAGGCTCTACAAACTTTAAATCAAATTATCAAAATAGAAGGTATTAACAACCTGTTCTGTTGGGATAAGGAACTTCAGAACTTTTTAAATGTTGTGAAGAGTTCTTATACTTCAGAATTGCAGCCGTCTAATGAAGCCGCATTTATCACCTGTGAATACCTGATTGCCTATGACGGAAGAATTATGCTTTCTCACAATAATATTCTTCATTATCATTCTTCAAGGCTGCCGGATAGAATTATCATCATTGCCAATGTTTCACAGATTGTAAACAATCTGAATGATGCCATGGGGAAAATAAAAAGAAATGGAAATATAAAGAACCTTACTTCCATCAGCGGAAGCCAGTCAAAAATGGACAGTTCTTCCAATTCCAATACAAAACTGTTTTTATTGCTGCTTGAAGATTAA
- a CDS encoding phosphatidylserine decarboxylase family protein: MKLHRESKGTITVATILFLVLGALAIYFLKIWSLLIIAPLLVIYCLVFWFFRVPNRTILDHKENVIAPVDGKVVMIKEVEENEFIKGKAIQVSIFMSPLNVHICRYPVTGKVIYKKYHPGKYLVAWHEKSSTENERTTVAIETETNHKVVFRQIAGYVARRIVFYCNEGDQAKAGHEFGFIKFGSRMDVFLPLDTEIICKIGDITKGGLDVIAKLRD, translated from the coding sequence ATGAAATTACATAGAGAATCAAAAGGAACGATTACCGTAGCCACGATACTTTTTCTGGTATTGGGGGCATTAGCTATCTATTTCCTTAAAATATGGTCTTTGCTGATCATTGCACCTTTGTTGGTTATTTACTGTCTGGTATTTTGGTTTTTCAGAGTCCCGAATCGTACTATTCTTGACCATAAAGAGAACGTCATTGCTCCGGTTGACGGAAAAGTGGTAATGATCAAAGAAGTGGAAGAAAATGAATTCATTAAAGGAAAGGCCATTCAGGTTTCTATCTTCATGTCTCCTTTGAACGTTCATATCTGTAGATACCCGGTTACAGGGAAGGTAATATATAAAAAATACCATCCTGGAAAATACCTGGTAGCATGGCATGAAAAGTCATCTACAGAGAATGAAAGAACAACCGTAGCTATTGAAACTGAAACCAATCATAAAGTGGTTTTCAGACAGATTGCAGGATATGTAGCCAGAAGGATCGTATTCTATTGTAATGAAGGAGATCAGGCGAAAGCCGGACATGAGTTTGGATTTATTAAATTCGGGTCAAGAATGGACGTATTTCTGCCTTTAGATACTGAAATCATCTGTAAGATCGGAGACATTACCAAAGGAGGATTGGATGTCATTGCCAAATTGAGAGATTAA